The following are encoded in a window of Saccharothrix longispora genomic DNA:
- a CDS encoding S8 family serine peptidase: MRAPTLVLVPLLVAGALTAPVPAHAVPGARGGPDGPTVTLVTGDRLTLLPGPRGLAVRVRPAPGREHVGFLRDGDRVVPADALPLLDAGRLDPRLFEVAELPRDRPAPLIVTDAGADVPATRARALPSVRGAAVEPADGFWAWFTRSNASVWLDGVSKPTLAVSVPRIGAPTAWDSGLTGAGVTVGVLDTGVDADHPDLAGRVVEQADFTGTGTADEVGHGTHVAGIVAGSGAASGGLHRGVAPDARLVSGKVCATFGCPDSAVIAGMEWIAPRAPVVNMSLGGAYSDGTDPVSRALDDLTARHGTLFVVAAGNDRALDQPDPLASVTSPAAADAALAVGSVAKDDTTSPFSPRLPRLRDHAVKPDIAAPGGDVVSARVPGTPAGDTAPVDGHYAALSGTSMAAPHVAGAAALLRQRHGDWAADRLKPHLVSTAHPTADVFEQGAGRVDVARAVSQDVSASGGVGFGFLPWPHTDRLDRTVTYRNDGPAPVTLSLSTDSPLFTPSAPHVVVPARGTASVVVHAHPAGASGRQGARLTGTAAGVVVRTALTAVLEPESHDVRVTLRGRTGTTASSVVKAVDTATGAAFGVRLVGGTGVVRLPRGRYDVNAVELSDRDDVTVLSSPGVTVDRATSVVLDATGGTPLTTTVDRAGAEFRMGELLLVSGTAERTSALGWFARPGQRVHLVATPGTVTDHVFSFSYRVLLTTPNTAYHLAFLSRGAIPAGRFTARDRDLARVDARYHAQGAPSEGQRSDYAMIDAPGANSGIFEALPHAIPSRRTEFYTASDEVTWQHLTAVYPPGAEDVENTVSYRSYRPGRYAAHWNRAPLGPAFGDARLGFGVERVDGRLSVAVTLLSGGDPDQFTLISYNATGTTELFRDGVSLGVSDLPGTGVFDVPEGPGTYTLRSTAERTVPWSVIGTRADVTWTFRESGGPVPMMVVRAAGDVDGQGRAPAGRVFPLRLVTQYQPGAPAGRVVSLKVESSSDDGVTWRVAPTAFDARGTGLALVSNPAAPGFTSLRITARDAAGNSVTQTVVRAYQTR; this comes from the coding sequence GTGCGTGCCCCCACCCTCGTCCTGGTCCCGCTGCTGGTGGCGGGCGCCCTCACCGCGCCCGTGCCCGCGCACGCCGTCCCGGGCGCCCGCGGCGGACCGGACGGGCCCACCGTCACGCTGGTGACCGGCGACCGGCTCACCCTCCTGCCGGGGCCGCGCGGTCTCGCGGTGCGGGTGAGACCGGCGCCCGGCCGCGAGCACGTCGGCTTCCTGCGCGACGGCGACCGGGTCGTGCCCGCCGACGCCCTGCCGCTGCTGGACGCCGGCCGGCTGGACCCCCGCCTGTTCGAGGTGGCGGAGCTGCCGCGCGACCGGCCCGCGCCGCTGATCGTGACCGACGCGGGCGCCGACGTGCCCGCGACCCGGGCGCGCGCCCTGCCGAGCGTGCGCGGCGCGGCGGTGGAGCCCGCCGACGGGTTCTGGGCCTGGTTCACCCGCTCCAACGCCTCGGTGTGGCTCGACGGGGTGTCGAAGCCGACGCTGGCCGTGAGCGTGCCGCGGATCGGCGCGCCGACCGCGTGGGACAGCGGTCTCACCGGGGCGGGCGTGACCGTCGGCGTCCTGGACACCGGGGTCGACGCGGACCACCCGGACCTGGCGGGCCGGGTCGTCGAGCAGGCCGACTTCACCGGCACCGGCACCGCCGACGAGGTCGGCCACGGCACGCACGTCGCCGGGATCGTCGCGGGCAGCGGCGCGGCGTCCGGCGGTCTGCACCGGGGCGTGGCGCCGGACGCGCGCCTGGTCAGCGGCAAGGTGTGCGCCACGTTCGGCTGCCCGGACTCCGCGGTGATCGCGGGCATGGAGTGGATCGCGCCCCGCGCGCCGGTGGTGAACATGAGCCTCGGCGGCGCGTACAGCGACGGCACGGACCCGGTGTCCCGGGCGCTGGACGACCTCACCGCCCGGCACGGCACCCTGTTCGTGGTCGCCGCGGGCAACGACCGCGCGCTCGACCAGCCCGACCCGCTCGCCTCGGTCACCTCCCCCGCCGCGGCCGACGCCGCGCTCGCCGTGGGCAGCGTGGCGAAGGACGACACCACCAGCCCGTTCTCGCCGCGCCTGCCCCGACTGCGCGACCACGCCGTGAAGCCGGACATCGCCGCGCCCGGCGGCGACGTGGTGTCCGCGCGCGTCCCCGGTACGCCCGCCGGCGACACCGCGCCCGTGGACGGGCACTACGCGGCGCTGTCCGGCACGTCGATGGCCGCGCCGCACGTCGCCGGGGCCGCCGCGCTGCTGCGCCAGCGGCACGGCGACTGGGCGGCGGACCGGCTCAAGCCGCACCTGGTCAGCACGGCGCACCCGACGGCCGACGTGTTCGAGCAGGGCGCGGGCCGGGTGGACGTCGCCCGCGCGGTCAGCCAGGACGTGAGCGCCTCGGGCGGTGTCGGCTTCGGGTTCCTGCCCTGGCCGCACACCGACCGGCTCGACCGGACGGTGACCTACCGCAACGACGGCCCGGCGCCCGTGACGCTCTCGCTCAGCACCGACTCGCCGCTGTTCACGCCGTCCGCGCCGCACGTGGTCGTGCCCGCGCGCGGCACCGCCTCGGTGGTCGTGCACGCGCACCCGGCGGGCGCGTCGGGGCGGCAGGGCGCGCGGTTGACCGGCACCGCGGCCGGCGTGGTGGTGCGCACGGCGCTCACGGCGGTGCTGGAGCCGGAGAGCCACGACGTGCGCGTGACGCTGCGCGGGCGCACCGGCACGACGGCGTCGTCCGTGGTGAAGGCGGTGGACACGGCGACCGGCGCGGCGTTCGGCGTGCGGCTGGTGGGCGGCACGGGCGTCGTCCGGCTGCCCAGGGGGCGCTACGACGTCAACGCCGTCGAGCTGTCCGACCGCGACGACGTCACCGTGCTGTCGTCACCCGGCGTGACCGTGGACCGGGCGACGTCGGTGGTGCTCGACGCGACCGGCGGCACCCCGCTCACCACGACCGTGGACCGGGCCGGGGCCGAGTTCCGGATGGGCGAGCTGCTGTTGGTCTCCGGGACGGCCGAGCGCACCTCCGCGCTCGGCTGGTTCGCACGGCCGGGGCAGCGCGTGCACCTGGTCGCCACCCCCGGCACGGTCACCGACCACGTGTTCTCGTTCTCCTACCGGGTGCTGCTGACCACGCCGAACACCGCCTACCACCTGGCGTTCCTGTCGCGCGGGGCCATCCCGGCGGGCCGGTTCACCGCGCGCGACCGCGACCTGGCCCGGGTGGACGCCCGCTACCACGCGCAGGGCGCGCCCAGCGAGGGCCAGCGGTCGGACTACGCGATGATCGACGCCCCCGGCGCGAACAGCGGCATCTTCGAGGCGTTGCCGCACGCGATCCCGAGCCGCCGCACCGAGTTCTACACCGCGTCGGACGAGGTGACGTGGCAGCACCTGACCGCGGTGTACCCGCCGGGCGCGGAGGACGTGGAGAACACCGTCTCCTACCGGTCCTACCGGCCCGGTAGGTACGCCGCGCACTGGAACCGCGCCCCGCTCGGGCCGGCGTTCGGCGACGCGCGGCTCGGGTTCGGCGTGGAGCGGGTCGACGGGCGGCTGTCGGTCGCCGTCACGCTGCTGTCCGGCGGCGACCCCGACCAGTTCACGCTGATCTCCTACAACGCGACGGGCACCACCGAGCTGTTCCGCGACGGCGTGTCCCTGGGCGTGAGCGACCTGCCGGGCACCGGCGTGTTCGACGTCCCGGAGGGGCCGGGCACGTACACGCTGCGGTCCACCGCCGAGCGGACCGTGCCGTGGTCGGTGATCGGCACCCGGGCGGACGTCACCTGGACGTTCCGCGAGTCGGGCGGGCCGGTGCCGATGATGGTGGTGCGCGCGGCGGGCGACGTGGACGGGCAGGGTCGCGCGCCCGCCGGGCGGGTGTTCCCGCTGCGGCTGGTCACCCAGTACCAGCCGGGTGCGCCGGCCGGCCGGGTGGTGTCGCTGAAGGTCGAGTCGTCGTCCGAC
- a CDS encoding superoxide dismutase family protein, which yields MRVGIVLVAALCTAVGCGGGNDGAAPGTTASGPGSTPQSAPPSEVTNRHVGVLAEVSSADVAFTYDPVAAPSGAELELQVAEGEGSTTVRLLVDGLQPDRGYAVHAHTEPCGKTGADAGPHYQHDQDPAAGPDKPSTDPTYANPRNEIWLDLTTDAQGAGSTETTVPFDFGDRAPASIVVHEKEATATEPGQAGSAGGRVACLTAPFTGA from the coding sequence ATGCGCGTCGGCATCGTGCTGGTCGCGGCGCTGTGCACCGCGGTCGGGTGCGGCGGGGGGAACGACGGGGCCGCGCCGGGCACGACCGCGTCCGGACCGGGGTCGACGCCGCAGTCCGCACCACCGTCCGAGGTGACCAACCGGCACGTGGGCGTGCTGGCGGAGGTCTCGTCGGCGGACGTCGCGTTCACCTACGACCCGGTGGCCGCCCCGTCCGGCGCGGAACTGGAGCTCCAGGTCGCCGAGGGCGAGGGCTCGACGACCGTGCGGCTGCTGGTCGACGGCCTCCAGCCCGATCGCGGCTACGCCGTGCACGCGCACACCGAGCCGTGCGGGAAGACCGGGGCGGACGCCGGTCCGCACTACCAGCACGACCAGGACCCGGCCGCGGGCCCGGACAAGCCGTCCACGGACCCGACGTACGCCAACCCGCGGAACGAGATCTGGCTGGACCTGACCACCGACGCGCAGGGCGCGGGCAGCACGGAGACCACCGTGCCGTTCGACTTCGGCGACCGCGCGCCCGCGTCGATCGTGGTGCACGAGAAGGAGGCCACCGCCACCGAGCCCGGCCAGGCGGGCAGCGCCGGCGGTCGGGTCGCCTGCCTCACCGCGCCGTTCACCGGGGCCTGA
- a CDS encoding TVP38/TMEM64 family protein: MTPGPTAPPGPSRRAAALRLALLGALLALFAVGVLTGVTPGVDEIRAWVEGAGPAAPFAFVAVCAAGSVVLVPKPVLSVLGGVLFGPVVGALVVVPGVTAGAWAGFALARRLGGDVVHPTRGRVDDVLLRHGFVAVVCLRFLPVVPFGLVNYAAGVTGVRVVSFVAGTAVGVVPATLVYTTAGASLGDLTVGQWALAAAAVALPALVGAAVWRRGALRR, from the coding sequence GTGACCCCGGGACCCACCGCGCCGCCCGGGCCGTCCCGCCGGGCCGCCGCCCTCCGCCTGGCGCTCCTGGGCGCGCTGCTCGCGCTGTTCGCGGTCGGCGTGCTCACCGGCGTCACGCCCGGCGTGGACGAGATCCGGGCGTGGGTCGAGGGCGCCGGCCCCGCCGCGCCGTTCGCGTTCGTCGCGGTGTGCGCGGCCGGATCGGTGGTCCTGGTGCCCAAGCCCGTGCTGAGCGTGCTCGGCGGCGTCCTGTTCGGACCGGTCGTCGGGGCCCTCGTGGTGGTGCCGGGCGTGACGGCGGGCGCGTGGGCGGGCTTCGCCCTCGCCCGCCGGCTCGGCGGGGACGTCGTCCACCCCACCCGCGGCCGGGTGGACGACGTGCTGCTGCGGCACGGGTTCGTCGCCGTCGTCTGCCTGCGGTTCCTGCCGGTCGTGCCGTTCGGCCTGGTCAACTACGCGGCCGGGGTGACGGGTGTGCGGGTGGTGTCGTTCGTGGCGGGCACGGCCGTCGGCGTCGTGCCGGCCACGCTCGTCTACACGACCGCGGGCGCGTCGCTCGGGGACCTGACGGTCGGCCAGTGGGCGCTGGCCGCGGCGGCCGTGGCGCTGCCCGCGCTCGTCGGGGCCGCGGTGTGGCGGCGCGGCGCGCTCAGGAGGTGA
- a CDS encoding alpha/beta hydrolase has translation MRGRVLPWSVAVVTIVAVVLGGAFAFQRKLVFLPSGAAGGPPSGAHEVVLTTGDGLRLTAWHFPVADARAAVLVAPGNAGNRSLRAPLARALAARGLSVLLLEYRGFGGNPGSPSEEGLALDVRAARDFLEGSTDAPLVYFGESLGSAVVAELAVEHPPTGVVLRSPFTDLAAVGRRHYPFLPVRWLLLDEFRTVDHVARTAAPVTVVLGDADSVVPPEQSRAVADAAGGRAVVVPGADHNDRVLLDGPEVVGAVLRFTS, from the coding sequence GTGCGCGGACGGGTGTTGCCCTGGTCGGTCGCGGTCGTCACCATCGTGGCCGTGGTGCTCGGTGGCGCGTTCGCGTTCCAGCGCAAGCTGGTGTTCCTGCCGTCCGGCGCGGCGGGCGGGCCGCCGTCCGGCGCGCACGAGGTGGTGCTGACCACCGGTGACGGGCTGCGCCTGACGGCCTGGCACTTCCCGGTCGCCGACGCGCGGGCCGCCGTGCTGGTCGCGCCCGGCAACGCGGGCAACCGGTCGCTGCGGGCGCCGCTGGCCCGGGCGCTGGCCGCGCGCGGGCTGTCCGTGCTGCTGCTGGAGTACCGGGGGTTCGGCGGCAACCCGGGATCACCGAGCGAGGAGGGCCTGGCGCTCGACGTGCGCGCGGCGCGGGACTTCCTGGAGGGCTCGACCGACGCGCCGCTGGTGTACTTCGGGGAGAGCCTGGGCTCGGCGGTGGTGGCGGAGCTGGCCGTCGAGCACCCGCCCACCGGGGTGGTGCTGCGGTCGCCGTTCACGGACCTGGCCGCGGTGGGGCGGCGGCACTACCCGTTCCTGCCGGTGCGGTGGCTGCTGCTGGACGAGTTCCGCACGGTCGACCACGTGGCGCGCACCGCGGCCCCCGTCACCGTCGTCCTCGGCGACGCGGACTCGGTCGTGCCACCGGAGCAGAGCCGGGCCGTGGCCGACGCGGCGGGCGGTCGGGCGGTGGTCGTGCCCGGCGCGGACCACAACGACCGGGTGCTGCTGGACGGTCCCGAGGTCGTCGGGGCGGTGCTCCGCTTCACCTCCTGA
- a CDS encoding sensor histidine kinase, with protein sequence MATATSGEPRWSEWRRPRPTPAQQRRDVWLALGVALGGLGMTVLVSSMGAFAFESPPSLTEQLLWSLAVTAPLVVRRRYPLLVLLVVGAVFIGAQTRQTGDSFVPSAALFLAIYTAGAWEPNRVVARWSRVGVVVVMFAWLGFALVKFLVGPPQPFSSAAGPLDPVLASVLHSLAFNLVYFVGAYAAGEVAWVSARRQAELEHRAEQLRWSQEQNTRGALVAERMRIARDLHDVVAHHVSVMGIQAAAARRVLDKDHDLARDALKQVEETARVSIGELRGLLGVLRADPEDGSAGERAAPDLDRLPELVATARAAGLEVEHRTFGAVRPVPDAVALSAYRVVQEALTNVVKHAHARRVDVRVRYLDRAVEVEVTDDGRGGVGRPTGGFGLLGMRERVAVHGGRLEAGPRRGAGYLVRATLPTTDPTAPAEPVAEERTADPVEEHA encoded by the coding sequence ATGGCAACCGCGACCAGCGGGGAGCCCCGGTGGTCCGAGTGGCGCCGCCCGCGCCCCACCCCCGCCCAGCAGCGCCGCGACGTCTGGCTCGCGCTGGGTGTCGCGCTCGGCGGGCTGGGCATGACGGTCCTGGTCAGCAGCATGGGCGCGTTCGCGTTCGAGTCGCCGCCGTCGCTGACCGAGCAGCTGCTGTGGAGCCTCGCGGTCACCGCTCCGCTGGTCGTCCGCCGCCGCTACCCGCTGCTGGTGCTGCTGGTGGTGGGCGCGGTGTTCATCGGCGCGCAGACCAGGCAGACCGGCGACAGCTTCGTCCCGTCCGCCGCGCTGTTCCTCGCGATCTACACCGCCGGCGCGTGGGAGCCCAACCGGGTCGTGGCGCGCTGGTCGCGCGTGGGCGTCGTCGTGGTGATGTTCGCCTGGCTCGGGTTCGCGCTGGTGAAGTTCCTCGTCGGACCGCCCCAGCCGTTCTCCTCCGCGGCCGGCCCGCTGGACCCGGTGCTGGCGTCCGTGCTGCACAGCCTCGCGTTCAACCTGGTGTACTTCGTGGGCGCCTACGCGGCCGGCGAGGTGGCGTGGGTGTCCGCGCGCCGGCAGGCCGAGCTGGAGCACCGCGCCGAGCAGCTGCGGTGGTCGCAGGAGCAGAACACGCGCGGCGCGCTGGTCGCCGAGCGCATGCGCATCGCCCGCGACCTGCACGACGTGGTGGCGCACCACGTGTCCGTGATGGGCATCCAGGCCGCCGCGGCGCGGCGCGTGCTGGACAAGGACCACGACCTGGCCCGTGACGCCCTCAAGCAGGTCGAGGAGACGGCGCGGGTGTCCATCGGCGAGCTGCGCGGCCTGCTGGGCGTGCTGCGGGCCGACCCGGAGGACGGCTCCGCGGGGGAGCGCGCCGCGCCCGACCTCGACCGGCTGCCCGAGCTGGTCGCCACCGCGCGCGCCGCCGGGCTGGAGGTCGAGCACCGCACGTTCGGCGCGGTGCGGCCGGTGCCCGACGCCGTCGCGCTCTCCGCGTACCGGGTGGTGCAGGAGGCGCTGACCAACGTGGTCAAGCACGCCCACGCGCGCCGGGTCGACGTCCGCGTCCGGTACCTCGACCGCGCGGTCGAGGTGGAGGTCACCGACGACGGCCGCGGCGGCGTCGGGCGCCCGACCGGCGGGTTCGGCCTGCTCGGCATGCGCGAGCGCGTCGCCGTGCACGGCGGTCGGCTCGAAGCCGGACCGCGGCGCGGCGCCGGGTACCTCGTCCGCGCCACCCTGCCGACCACCGACCCGACCGCCCCCGCGGAACCCGTTGCCGAGGAGCGGACCGCGGACCCCGTCGAGGAGCACGCGTGA
- a CDS encoding response regulator transcription factor, whose translation MTAEPPAGPLRVVLADDQALVRAGFRVILGTEDGIEVVGEAGDGGEAVELVERLRPDVVLMDVQMPRVDGLEATRRILASDSTAKVVILTTFDREDYLFEALRAGASGFLLKNASPEDLVESVRIVARGDALLSPEVTRRVIARFNTPAAPAPGHRPAELTDREYEVLVELARGASNAEIAQSLYLGETTVKTHVSRVLNKLGLRDRTHAVVYAYEQGIVSPGRADTA comes from the coding sequence GTGACCGCCGAACCGCCCGCCGGGCCGCTGCGCGTCGTCCTCGCCGACGACCAGGCCCTCGTCCGCGCGGGCTTCAGGGTCATCCTCGGCACGGAGGACGGCATCGAGGTCGTCGGCGAGGCCGGTGACGGCGGCGAGGCCGTCGAGCTGGTCGAGCGGCTGCGGCCGGACGTGGTGCTGATGGACGTGCAGATGCCGCGCGTGGACGGCCTGGAGGCGACCCGGCGCATCCTCGCCTCCGACAGCACGGCCAAGGTCGTCATCCTGACCACGTTCGACCGCGAGGACTACCTGTTCGAGGCGCTGCGCGCCGGCGCGAGCGGGTTCCTGCTGAAGAACGCCTCACCGGAGGACCTGGTCGAGTCGGTGCGCATCGTGGCGCGCGGCGACGCGCTGCTCTCGCCCGAGGTCACCCGCCGGGTCATCGCCCGCTTCAACACCCCCGCCGCCCCCGCGCCGGGGCACCGGCCGGCCGAGCTGACCGATCGCGAGTACGAGGTGCTGGTGGAGTTGGCGCGCGGGGCGAGCAACGCCGAGATCGCCCAGTCGCTGTACCTGGGGGAGACCACGGTGAAGACGCACGTCTCCCGGGTGCTCAACAAGCTCGGCCTGCGCGACCGCACCCACGCCGTCGTGTACGCCTACGAGCAGGGCATCGTCTCGCCGGGCCGGGCAGACACCGCCTGA
- a CDS encoding TetR/AcrR family transcriptional regulator, which translates to MGAEGAGKRRYDSLRREEQARRTRAEIARAARDVFVSRGWAATTVRAVAEGAGVSVPTVYAAYGDKAGLVRAVADAADLSADAAGMVDALEASASPEGQLAAMAAYDRRLFERSGDVIALVREAGRAEPELAAAYDRGRRRGDGTRVRVFSSWPAGTLRDGLDVATAVDVYAAVCNIDVYTVLTAERGWRPDRVERWWGGALARELLAR; encoded by the coding sequence GTGGGTGCGGAGGGTGCGGGCAAGCGTCGGTACGACTCGCTGCGGCGGGAGGAGCAGGCCCGGCGGACGCGGGCCGAGATCGCCCGCGCGGCCCGCGACGTCTTCGTGTCACGGGGGTGGGCGGCCACGACCGTGCGCGCCGTGGCGGAGGGGGCGGGGGTCTCCGTGCCCACGGTCTACGCCGCCTACGGCGACAAGGCGGGTCTGGTGCGGGCCGTCGCCGACGCGGCCGACCTGTCCGCCGACGCGGCGGGGATGGTGGACGCCCTGGAGGCGTCGGCCTCCCCGGAGGGTCAGCTGGCCGCGATGGCGGCCTACGACCGGCGGCTGTTCGAGCGCTCCGGCGACGTCATCGCGCTCGTGCGCGAGGCGGGGCGCGCCGAGCCCGAGCTGGCCGCCGCCTACGACCGGGGGCGGCGACGGGGGGACGGGACCCGCGTCCGGGTGTTCTCGTCCTGGCCCGCGGGCACCCTCCGCGACGGCCTGGACGTGGCCACCGCCGTCGACGTCTACGCGGCCGTGTGCAACATCGACGTCTACACCGTGCTGACCGCCGAGCGCGGCTGGCGACCCGACCGGGTCGAGCGGTGGTGGGGCGGGGCGCTCGCCCGCGAACTCCTGGCCCGGTGA
- a CDS encoding metal-dependent hydrolase family protein, which translates to MSLLVRDALVLDPATGEYAEGDLRCEDGRVVEAGPNLTAPDARVLDAAGAVVVPGLVDAHVHVTASTADLGALTSLSPSYVAAHSARTMSRMLDRGFTTVRDASGADWGLSLAQAEGVLRGPRLLFCGKALSQTGGHGDVRGPGTTVHDSNQCCAGLGRIADGVDAVRTAARDELRKGAHHIKVMAGGGVSSPTDRIDSTQYSVEELRAVVQEAEAANRYVAAHAYTARAINRALEVGVRSIEHGNLLDDASVALFLAHDAFLVPTLVTYWSLKEEGREFGLSEASWRKVDEVLTAGLEGLERAARGGVKLVYGSDLLGGMQRHQAHEFRLRREVQDAIDVLRAATVNAAELLGLTGEVGTLAVGAHADLLVLDGDPLEDVGVLARPDGIRHLVQAGVVLDR; encoded by the coding sequence GTGAGCCTGCTCGTGCGCGACGCGCTGGTCCTCGACCCGGCCACCGGCGAGTACGCCGAGGGCGACCTGCGCTGCGAGGACGGCCGGGTCGTGGAGGCGGGGCCGAACCTGACCGCGCCCGACGCCCGGGTGCTCGACGCGGCCGGTGCGGTGGTCGTGCCCGGCCTCGTCGACGCGCACGTCCACGTCACCGCGTCCACCGCCGACCTCGGTGCGCTCACGTCGCTGTCGCCGTCCTACGTGGCGGCGCACAGCGCCCGCACCATGTCGCGGATGCTGGACCGCGGGTTCACCACCGTGCGCGACGCCTCCGGGGCCGACTGGGGCCTGTCGCTCGCGCAGGCCGAGGGCGTCCTGCGCGGCCCGCGCCTGCTGTTCTGCGGCAAGGCGCTGAGCCAGACCGGCGGCCACGGCGACGTGCGCGGCCCCGGCACGACCGTGCACGACTCGAACCAGTGCTGCGCCGGGCTCGGCCGCATCGCCGACGGCGTGGACGCGGTGCGCACCGCCGCCCGCGACGAGCTGCGCAAGGGGGCGCACCACATCAAGGTGATGGCCGGCGGCGGCGTCAGCTCGCCGACCGACCGGATCGACTCGACCCAGTACTCGGTGGAGGAGTTGCGCGCGGTCGTGCAGGAGGCGGAGGCGGCCAACCGCTACGTCGCCGCGCACGCCTACACCGCCCGCGCGATCAACCGGGCGCTGGAGGTCGGCGTGCGGTCGATCGAGCACGGCAACCTGCTCGACGACGCCAGCGTGGCGCTGTTCCTCGCGCACGACGCGTTCCTCGTGCCGACGCTCGTCACCTACTGGTCGCTCAAGGAGGAGGGCCGCGAGTTCGGCCTGTCCGAGGCGAGCTGGCGCAAGGTCGACGAGGTGCTCACGGCGGGCCTGGAGGGGCTGGAGCGGGCCGCGCGCGGCGGGGTGAAGCTCGTCTACGGCAGCGACCTGCTCGGCGGGATGCAGCGGCACCAGGCCCACGAGTTCCGCCTGCGCCGCGAGGTCCAGGACGCGATCGACGTGCTCCGGGCGGCGACCGTCAACGCGGCGGAGCTGCTCGGCCTGACCGGCGAGGTCGGCACCCTGGCGGTCGGCGCGCACGCCGACCTCCTCGTCCTCGACGGCGACCCGCTGGAGGACGTCGGCGTGCTCGCCCGGCCGGACGGCATCCGCCACCTCGTGCAGGCCGGGGTCGTGCTCGACCGGTGA
- a CDS encoding GAF domain-containing protein, with translation MTDLAVLEEKVRDSVGVRLFTVLAWVPERRALRRVHSSHPDRYPVGGEKTVEVAAAWLERCIEGAEPFFGRDAAAVREIFADHELIESLGCGSIVNVPVVDERDGRVLGVLNILDAEGAYDDGSVAAAQALAPLAVPALREAVGGAR, from the coding sequence GTGACCGACCTGGCCGTGCTGGAGGAGAAGGTGCGGGACAGCGTGGGCGTGCGGCTGTTCACCGTGCTGGCCTGGGTGCCGGAGCGCCGGGCGCTGCGCCGCGTGCACAGCAGCCACCCCGACCGCTACCCCGTCGGCGGGGAGAAGACCGTCGAGGTCGCCGCGGCGTGGCTGGAGCGCTGCATCGAGGGCGCGGAGCCGTTCTTCGGGCGCGACGCCGCCGCGGTGCGCGAGATCTTCGCCGACCACGAGCTGATCGAGAGCCTGGGCTGCGGCTCGATCGTCAACGTGCCGGTGGTCGACGAGCGGGACGGGCGGGTGCTCGGCGTGCTGAACATCCTCGACGCGGAGGGCGCCTACGACGACGGGTCGGTCGCCGCCGCGCAGGCCTTGGCGCCGCTCGCCGTGCCGGCGCTGCGCGAGGCCGTCGGGGGTGCCCGGTGA
- a CDS encoding MFS transporter: MTLLARLDRLPLSRPHYGLLLIGGLGYTFDGMDSAVVAFLLPSAQQVWGLDNGQLGLIGSATPFGFLFGAAIAGLLGDRIGRKKVMMYALAFYAVFSVVAAFSPNYETFLVARVLAGAGAGAESAIIAPFLSEFVPAKRRGWFVGALAGFFSFGFVMAALIGRFVVPVSEDGWRIAQLITALPIVMLLWWRRSLPESPRFLLQQGRHAEAERVVVDLERRVEKATGEALPPVPETTARPVTETPKVTLGRALKFMWSPAMAKRTAVIWLVWFVITFSYYGFFSWIPTLLIQQGITVTKSFEFSIIIYLAQIPGYFSAAWLSEKLDRKNTIAIYLTGSAISAFWLSQMETPLTITVAGAVLSFFLNGTYAGVYSYTPEVFPTWIRATGTGLSSAFGRVGSILAPTIIGLTAASLGFAGVFGMTTAVLVVGVVCVLVFGLSTAGRSLEDLTERGGPAETAKEMAK; encoded by the coding sequence ATGACCCTGTTGGCTCGCTTGGACAGGCTCCCGCTGAGCCGTCCGCACTACGGCCTCCTGCTGATCGGCGGGCTCGGCTACACCTTCGACGGCATGGACTCGGCCGTCGTCGCCTTCCTCCTGCCCAGCGCCCAGCAGGTCTGGGGACTGGACAACGGCCAACTCGGCCTCATCGGGTCCGCCACCCCGTTCGGCTTCCTGTTCGGCGCGGCCATCGCGGGCCTGCTCGGCGACCGCATCGGCCGCAAGAAGGTCATGATGTACGCGCTGGCCTTCTACGCCGTCTTCTCGGTCGTGGCGGCCTTCTCCCCCAACTACGAGACGTTCCTCGTGGCCCGCGTGCTGGCCGGCGCCGGCGCCGGTGCGGAGAGCGCCATCATCGCGCCGTTCCTGTCCGAGTTCGTCCCCGCCAAGCGGCGCGGCTGGTTCGTCGGCGCGCTGGCCGGGTTCTTCTCCTTCGGCTTCGTGATGGCGGCCCTGATCGGCCGGTTCGTCGTGCCGGTCTCCGAGGACGGCTGGCGCATCGCGCAGCTGATCACCGCGCTGCCGATCGTGATGCTGCTGTGGTGGCGGCGCTCCCTGCCCGAGTCGCCGAGGTTCCTGCTCCAGCAGGGCCGCCACGCCGAGGCGGAGCGGGTCGTCGTCGACCTGGAGCGCCGGGTCGAGAAGGCCACCGGCGAGGCGCTGCCGCCCGTCCCCGAGACGACGGCGCGGCCGGTCACCGAGACGCCGAAGGTCACGCTCGGCCGCGCGCTGAAGTTCATGTGGAGCCCCGCGATGGCCAAGCGCACCGCCGTGATCTGGCTGGTGTGGTTCGTCATCACGTTCTCGTACTACGGCTTCTTCTCCTGGATCCCCACGCTGCTGATCCAGCAGGGCATCACGGTGACCAAGAGCTTCGAGTTCTCGATCATCATCTACCTGGCGCAGATCCCCGGCTACTTCTCCGCCGCGTGGCTGTCGGAGAAGCTGGACCGCAAGAACACCATCGCGATCTACCTGACGGGCTCGGCGATCAGCGCGTTCTGGCTGTCCCAGATGGAGACCCCGCTGACCATCACGGTGGCGGGCGCGGTGCTCTCGTTCTTCCTCAACGGCACCTACGCGGGCGTCTACTCCTACACGCCCGAGGTGTTCCCGACCTGGATCAGGGCCACCGGCACCGGCCTGTCCAGCGCGTTCGGCCGGGTGGGCAGCATCCTCGCGCCCACCATCATCGGCCTGACCGCGGCGAGCCTCGGGTTCGCGGGCGTGTTCGGCATGACCACGGCGGTGCTCGTGGTCGGCGTGGTGTGCGTGCTGGTGTTCGGCCTGTCCACGGCCGGGCGCTCCCTGGAGGACCTGACCGAGCGGGGCGGACCCGCCGAGACCGCGAAGGAGATGGCGAAGTGA